In a genomic window of Virgibacillus sp. SK37:
- a CDS encoding NADP-dependent malic enzyme — MASLRDEALHIHKVNKGKLTTNSKIPVRNAKDLSLAYSPGVAEPCKEIYERKETVYDYTMKGNMVAVVSDGSAVLGLGNIGPEAALPVMEGKSVLFKSFAGVDSFPICLNTHDIEEIVQTVKLMEPTFGGVNLEDIAAPNCFVIEERLKKETNIPIFHDDQHGTAIVTVAGLINALKLVGKSFSDIKVVANGAGAAGIAIIKLLYSFGVREMIMCDSKGAIFEDRPYGMNEVKENVAKFTNLAKKEGSLEEMLEDADVFIGVSVGGALTPEMVKKMNEDAIIFAMANPDPEIMPENAKEAGARVIGTGRSDFPNQVNNVLAFPGIFRGALDVRATRINEKMKIAAAEAIASLIGDGELNEDYVIPAPFDARVAPIVAKSVAQAAMESGVARIDVDPEEIAEKTRRLTQIDQ; from the coding sequence ATGGCAAGCTTAAGAGATGAAGCATTGCATATTCATAAAGTAAATAAAGGGAAATTAACAACAAACTCAAAAATTCCGGTTCGAAATGCCAAGGATTTGAGCCTTGCTTACTCTCCAGGTGTGGCTGAACCATGTAAAGAAATATATGAACGTAAAGAAACAGTATATGATTATACAATGAAGGGAAATATGGTTGCAGTCGTCAGTGATGGATCCGCTGTATTGGGTCTAGGTAATATTGGTCCTGAAGCAGCGCTACCTGTAATGGAAGGGAAGTCTGTCTTGTTTAAAAGTTTTGCAGGAGTAGATTCCTTTCCTATCTGTCTGAATACCCATGATATTGAAGAAATTGTCCAAACGGTGAAGCTAATGGAACCAACATTCGGAGGCGTTAACCTGGAAGATATAGCAGCACCCAATTGCTTTGTTATAGAAGAACGTCTGAAAAAAGAAACCAATATACCAATCTTTCATGATGATCAGCATGGGACAGCTATTGTAACAGTAGCAGGGTTAATTAATGCATTAAAATTGGTAGGGAAATCTTTCTCTGATATTAAAGTAGTGGCAAACGGAGCAGGTGCTGCTGGAATAGCAATTATTAAATTATTGTATAGCTTCGGTGTTCGCGAAATGATTATGTGTGACTCAAAAGGAGCCATCTTTGAAGATCGCCCATATGGAATGAATGAAGTGAAAGAAAATGTTGCTAAATTTACCAATCTGGCAAAAAAAGAAGGATCTCTTGAGGAAATGTTGGAAGATGCGGATGTGTTTATTGGCGTATCTGTAGGCGGTGCTTTAACTCCTGAGATGGTGAAGAAGATGAACGAGGACGCAATAATTTTTGCGATGGCCAATCCGGATCCGGAAATTATGCCAGAAAATGCGAAAGAGGCAGGTGCAAGAGTAATAGGTACCGGAAGATCTGACTTTCCAAATCAGGTGAATAATGTGTTGGCTTTCCCTGGTATTTTCCGTGGTGCACTGGACGTTAGAGCAACTAGAATTAACGAGAAAATGAAAATTGCAGCTGCTGAAGCGATCGCTTCTCTAATTGGAGATGGCGAATTAAATGAAGATTATGTAATCCCAGCTCCTTTTGATGCTCGTGTTGCACCAATTGTTGCTAAAAGTGTTGCACAAGCAGCAATGGAATCAGGTGTAGCAAGAATTGACGTTGACCCTGAAGAAATCGCAGAGAAAACACGGAGATTAACCCAGATTGATCAATAA
- a CDS encoding YtrH family sporulation protein, with protein sequence MEERFFASFIHCYFIAFGVIIGGAIIGSIGSFLTGEAPITAINRIAKSLRIWAIVAAIGGTFDAIANFEKGLLDGSTLDLVKQILFIVSAMGGVKTAILLIEWLIQEEIT encoded by the coding sequence ATGGAAGAACGCTTTTTTGCATCCTTTATTCATTGTTATTTTATTGCATTTGGTGTCATTATTGGCGGAGCCATTATTGGTAGTATCGGATCTTTTCTTACTGGGGAAGCGCCCATAACCGCTATCAACAGAATTGCCAAAAGCTTGCGTATATGGGCCATTGTAGCTGCTATTGGCGGTACATTTGATGCGATTGCCAATTTCGAGAAGGGATTATTGGATGGTTCTACCTTGGATTTAGTGAAACAGATATTATTTATTGTATCTGCTATGGGTGGAGTTAAAACCGCCATCTTATTAATTGAATGGTTAATTCAGGAGGAAATCACATAA
- a CDS encoding FadR/GntR family transcriptional regulator: MAVSMSPKQKVYQEILQEIRKFIDHHDLKPGDKLPSERELADRLQAGRSSIREALRAMELLGLIETKHGEGTFISTYRPYQTVEILSSFILQGKGTKKDLLISKRIIEKECAKLAYKQLTENDLQEMESLLTDPNLSDSERHTAFFTHLAHKSENLLMKRIWQLMDEFSVTMPEQKLVDSFYEELIDVYKRKVYIEIENLFERYTCS, encoded by the coding sequence ATGGCAGTGTCCATGTCACCTAAGCAAAAAGTATATCAGGAAATTCTTCAGGAAATCCGAAAATTTATTGACCATCATGATTTAAAGCCTGGAGATAAATTACCCTCTGAGCGTGAATTGGCTGACAGGCTTCAAGCAGGGAGATCATCAATCAGAGAAGCTTTGAGAGCAATGGAATTATTGGGATTAATAGAGACGAAACATGGTGAAGGCACATTTATAAGTACGTATCGGCCATATCAGACGGTTGAAATTCTATCTTCTTTTATTTTGCAAGGAAAGGGCACAAAAAAGGATTTACTAATTTCTAAACGTATAATAGAAAAGGAATGTGCTAAGTTAGCCTATAAACAGTTAACTGAAAATGATCTGCAAGAGATGGAGAGCCTGTTAACTGATCCAAATCTGAGTGATAGTGAAAGACATACAGCTTTTTTCACTCATTTAGCTCATAAATCAGAAAACCTATTAATGAAGCGAATTTGGCAACTAATGGATGAATTTTCTGTTACTATGCCAGAACAAAAACTAGTGGATTCATTTTATGAAGAATTGATTGATGTATACAAAAGAAAGGTGTATATAGAGATCGAGAACTTGTTTGAGAGATATACGTGTTCGTAA
- the dnaE gene encoding DNA polymerase III subunit alpha — MSYTHLQVRTGYSLMNSTITIDKLVNKAKELQFETLALTDENVLYGAVSFYKACVQQGIKPIIGMVTSILLEDDSLEDCILLAKNNTGYQDLMKLSTLLQENKSSHITLEQLSHYTNELFGIIPAAHSQLTSLIKKEDPDIYSYMETRQAVFPEESFYIGIEDHGTEDEKSINDKLHHFYQIQPFPVVALQDVRYLNEKDDVAFDCLQAMKQGNEWDMRLSGPQVRQRYLKSPSEMLGLFQQNWPEAYKHNKQISDNCVVTFDFNKRMIPAYPLTVNENVHTYLEKECWNQLDRRYQTITKEITERLTYELKVIKSMEFSDYFLIVSDFIAYAKRNNVLVGPGRGSAAGSLVAYVLGITDVDPIRFDLLFERFLNPERVTMPDIDIDFSDRRRDEVIDYVKDKYGEKHVAQIITFGTFAARSLIRELLKTLNIGQEDSNFVLKHLQGHKRIVDIINESDELKAYVKQSEKLKVLFSIATKLEGIPRHISTHAAGIVISEEPLMEHIPLTVGANEGLLTQYPMNDLEAVGLLKIDLLGLRNLTLLEKMKESIYYFNRKKIDLERIPEQDEKTFHLLQAGKTNGVFQFESQGMQQVLKRLKPTEFEDLVAVNALYRPGPMDYIPTYINRKHRLEETTYPHPDLAPILSKTYGVLVYQEQIMQIAHQIAGFTLGEADILRRAVSKKQQEVMGKQKEAFIKGCLSNGYDKSVAEEIFDWIVKFSNYGFNRSHAVAYSKISYQLAYFKAHFPAHFFAELLSSIAGQQEKIQQYIKEIKGLGVEVAPPSINRSFGKYSVEGNKIRIGLLSIKGIGNQVVREIVRIRKDGRFKNLFDFCMRVPLKIINRKILENLIMAGAFDETYENRASLLASIDQALEQGDLFREFNDQPSLFQDKLELEANYVDIEDFSQFKKLTDEKELVGIYLSSHPLKNYRNKLQQGGFTTLLQAEQLVGRRNSKAGAVIQSMKVIRTKRGDSMAFLTLGDETGEMEAVMFPDLYRAVSRWIKEEQLVSVTGKIENRNGRLQWVLADIKPLEEADLPHVDNRRLFIKLSPHNKEEGLALIKKIAKRFPGSTPILVYLEQDRITYQLKNVAIHPTTECINEMVDHFGKTCVVLDNKSK; from the coding sequence ATGTCATACACTCATTTACAGGTGAGAACAGGTTATAGCCTGATGAACAGCACCATAACCATTGATAAATTAGTAAATAAAGCAAAAGAACTTCAGTTTGAGACACTTGCCTTAACAGATGAAAATGTGTTGTACGGTGCTGTCTCTTTTTATAAAGCTTGTGTGCAGCAGGGAATAAAGCCGATCATTGGTATGGTGACAAGCATACTGTTAGAAGACGACTCCTTGGAGGACTGTATCTTATTAGCCAAAAATAATACTGGCTATCAAGATTTAATGAAGCTTAGTACACTCCTGCAGGAGAATAAAAGTAGCCATATAACCTTAGAGCAACTATCTCACTATACCAATGAATTGTTTGGGATTATTCCTGCTGCCCATTCACAACTTACTTCTTTAATAAAGAAAGAGGACCCCGATATTTATTCCTATATGGAAACTAGACAGGCTGTTTTTCCAGAGGAGAGTTTTTATATTGGAATTGAAGATCATGGCACGGAGGATGAGAAAAGCATTAACGATAAGCTTCATCATTTTTACCAGATCCAACCCTTTCCCGTTGTAGCATTACAAGATGTTCGTTACCTAAATGAAAAAGATGATGTGGCGTTTGATTGCTTACAGGCGATGAAACAGGGGAACGAATGGGACATGCGGTTGTCGGGACCTCAAGTAAGACAACGTTATTTAAAATCACCTTCAGAGATGTTGGGGTTGTTCCAACAGAATTGGCCTGAGGCATATAAGCATAATAAGCAAATTAGTGATAACTGTGTGGTAACCTTTGATTTTAACAAGCGGATGATTCCAGCCTATCCATTGACAGTTAATGAAAATGTACATACGTATTTGGAAAAGGAGTGTTGGAATCAATTAGATAGAAGATACCAAACAATTACAAAAGAAATAACTGAAAGATTAACTTATGAACTAAAAGTCATTAAATCCATGGAATTCAGCGATTATTTTTTAATCGTATCTGATTTTATTGCATATGCAAAAAGGAATAACGTCTTGGTTGGTCCGGGAAGAGGGTCGGCTGCTGGGTCGTTAGTAGCCTATGTACTCGGCATTACTGATGTTGATCCGATCCGTTTTGATCTTCTTTTTGAACGATTTCTGAACCCTGAAAGAGTAACAATGCCGGATATTGATATAGACTTTTCGGATAGAAGAAGAGATGAAGTCATTGATTATGTAAAAGACAAATATGGTGAAAAGCATGTTGCGCAAATCATTACATTTGGAACTTTTGCAGCAAGATCATTAATTAGGGAACTCTTAAAAACACTTAATATTGGACAAGAAGATAGTAACTTTGTTTTAAAACATCTCCAAGGACATAAACGAATCGTCGATATTATCAATGAATCAGACGAGCTTAAAGCGTATGTGAAGCAATCGGAAAAGTTAAAGGTTTTGTTTTCTATAGCTACAAAACTAGAAGGAATTCCAAGACATATTTCTACACATGCAGCAGGTATTGTAATTAGCGAAGAACCGCTCATGGAACATATTCCTTTAACAGTTGGTGCAAATGAAGGTCTTCTAACACAATATCCAATGAATGATTTAGAAGCAGTAGGATTATTGAAGATTGATTTATTAGGACTGCGAAATCTTACGCTTTTAGAAAAAATGAAGGAATCCATTTACTACTTCAATCGAAAGAAAATAGATCTAGAACGTATTCCTGAACAGGATGAAAAGACGTTTCACCTCCTACAAGCAGGGAAAACGAACGGGGTTTTCCAATTTGAATCTCAAGGTATGCAACAAGTACTTAAACGATTGAAACCTACTGAATTCGAAGACCTCGTTGCGGTTAATGCTTTGTATCGTCCAGGCCCAATGGATTATATTCCTACTTATATTAACAGGAAGCACCGACTGGAAGAAACTACTTATCCACATCCTGATCTTGCACCCATTTTAAGCAAAACGTATGGTGTATTAGTATATCAGGAACAAATTATGCAAATAGCGCATCAGATTGCTGGTTTTACGCTTGGTGAGGCTGATATTTTACGAAGGGCCGTCAGTAAGAAACAACAGGAAGTTATGGGGAAGCAAAAAGAAGCGTTTATTAAAGGGTGTCTGTCTAATGGGTATGATAAATCAGTCGCAGAAGAAATTTTTGATTGGATTGTAAAGTTCTCCAATTATGGGTTTAACCGAAGCCATGCAGTAGCCTACAGTAAAATTTCATATCAACTGGCCTATTTTAAAGCACATTTTCCTGCACATTTCTTTGCAGAGTTATTAAGCTCTATTGCTGGTCAGCAAGAAAAAATCCAGCAATATATAAAAGAAATAAAAGGGCTGGGAGTGGAAGTTGCGCCTCCTTCCATAAACCGCAGTTTTGGAAAGTATTCTGTTGAAGGTAATAAAATCCGAATTGGCCTGTTAAGTATTAAAGGAATCGGCAATCAAGTTGTTAGAGAGATTGTCCGGATACGAAAAGATGGACGATTTAAAAACTTATTCGATTTTTGCATGCGGGTACCGTTGAAAATTATTAATCGAAAAATATTGGAGAATCTTATTATGGCTGGAGCTTTTGATGAAACATATGAAAATCGGGCAAGTCTGCTTGCATCCATAGATCAGGCACTGGAACAGGGAGACCTCTTCAGGGAGTTTAATGATCAACCCAGCTTATTCCAGGATAAACTGGAATTGGAAGCTAATTATGTGGACATCGAAGACTTTAGTCAATTTAAAAAATTGACAGATGAAAAAGAACTGGTAGGAATATACCTATCAAGTCACCCACTTAAAAATTACCGAAATAAACTGCAGCAGGGAGGATTCACTACACTACTTCAGGCAGAACAGTTGGTTGGAAGAAGAAATAGCAAAGCTGGAGCAGTCATCCAATCTATGAAAGTGATACGGACAAAACGCGGAGACTCCATGGCGTTTCTGACGTTAGGCGATGAGACAGGAGAAATGGAGGCGGTTATGTTTCCAGATTTATATCGAGCTGTTAGCAGATGGATAAAGGAGGAACAGTTGGTTTCTGTAACAGGTAAGATAGAAAACAGAAACGGAAGATTACAATGGGTGCTTGCAGATATAAAGCCATTGGAAGAAGCAGATCTTCCGCATGTCGATAATCGGAGGCTATTTATAAAGCTCTCTCCCCATAATAAAGAAGAAGGGTTAGCGCTTATTAAAAAAATAGCGAAACGATTTCCTGGATCTACGCCAATTTTAGTATATTTGGAACAAGACCGAATAACATACCAATTAAAAAATGTTGCCATTCATCCAACAACAGAATGTATAAATGAAATGGTGGACCATTTTGGAAAAACTTGTGTAGTTTTAGATAACAAGAGTAAGTAA
- the accD gene encoding acetyl-CoA carboxylase, carboxyltransferase subunit beta, whose protein sequence is MLKDFFGKRKKYASIPSEQAKTDVPEGLMQKCKGCHKIYYRKEMKKNLNVCPNCNYHHPLTAWDRIESLFDENSFQEWDKQLITSNPLDFPDYEEKMKKDREKTGLNEGVVTGVGTIEGHRVAFAVMDSTFRMGSMGSVVGEKIARAIENAKDESMPFIIFTASGGARMQEGVLSLMQMTKTSIAIKRFSEAGGLMVSIMTHPTTGGVSASFASLGDYNFAEPGALIGFAGRRIIEQTIREKLPDDFQTAEFQLKHGQLDKVVHRHQLKHVLSTLLQLHQKGGKSLETNS, encoded by the coding sequence TTGCTTAAGGATTTTTTTGGCAAGCGAAAAAAGTATGCGTCCATACCAAGTGAACAGGCAAAAACGGATGTTCCCGAAGGTTTAATGCAGAAATGCAAAGGATGTCATAAAATTTATTATAGAAAAGAAATGAAAAAAAACTTAAATGTTTGTCCTAATTGTAATTATCATCATCCATTAACCGCTTGGGATCGTATTGAATCTTTATTTGATGAAAATAGTTTTCAAGAATGGGACAAGCAATTGATTACGAGTAACCCGCTTGATTTTCCGGACTATGAAGAAAAAATGAAAAAAGACCGTGAAAAAACAGGCTTGAATGAAGGTGTGGTTACAGGAGTAGGAACAATAGAGGGACATCGCGTAGCTTTTGCGGTGATGGATTCCACCTTCCGTATGGGATCTATGGGTTCTGTAGTAGGCGAGAAGATTGCACGCGCAATTGAAAATGCTAAGGACGAATCAATGCCTTTTATTATTTTTACAGCTTCTGGAGGGGCCCGAATGCAAGAGGGTGTCCTAAGTTTAATGCAAATGACAAAAACATCTATTGCTATTAAACGTTTTAGTGAAGCAGGCGGATTAATGGTTTCTATTATGACACACCCTACAACAGGTGGTGTATCTGCCAGTTTCGCTTCACTAGGAGATTATAATTTCGCTGAACCTGGTGCCTTAATTGGTTTTGCCGGGAGAAGAATCATTGAGCAAACCATTCGGGAGAAATTGCCTGATGATTTCCAAACAGCTGAATTTCAATTGAAGCATGGCCAATTGGATAAAGTGGTGCATCGCCATCAGTTGAAGCACGTTTTATCCACTTTACTTCAGCTACATCAGAAGGGTGGGAAGTCACTTGAAACAAATTCTTGA